A part of Numenius arquata chromosome 16, bNumArq3.hap1.1, whole genome shotgun sequence genomic DNA contains:
- the RAN gene encoding GTP-binding nuclear protein Ran, with translation MAAQGEPQVQFKLVLVGDGGTGKTTFVKRHLTGEFEKKYVATLGVEVHPLVFHTNRGPIKFNVWDTAGQEKFGGLRDGYYIQAQCAIIMFDVTSRVTYKNVPNWHRDLVRVCENIPIVLCGNKVDIKDRKVKAKSIVFHRKKNLQYYDISAKSNYNFEKPFLWLARKLIGDPNLEFVAMPALAPPEVVMDPALAAQYEQDLQIAQTTALPDEDDDL, from the exons ATGGCCGCCCAAGGAGAGCCCCAAGTGCAGTTTAAG CTTGTCCTGGTTGGTGATGGTGGCACTGGTAAAACAACATTTGTAAAACGTCATTTGACTGGTGAATTTGAAAAGAAGTATGTAG CGACGCTGGGTGTTGAAGTTCATCCTCTGGTGTTCCATACTAACAGAGGCCCTATTAAATTTAACGTATGGGACACAGCTGGCCAAGAGAAATTTGGTGGCCTGCGAGATGGCTATTACATCCAAG ctcaGTGTGCCATCATCATGTTTGATGTAACATCAAGAGTTACTTACAAGAATGTACCTAATTGGCACAGAGATCTGGTACGAGTATGTGAAAACATCCCTATAGTGTTGTGTGGCAACAAAGTGGATATTAAGGACAGAAAAGTCAAGGCAAAATCCATTGTCTTCCACAGGAAGAAGAATCTCCAG TATTATGACATTTCAGCTAAGAGTAACTACAACTTTGAGAAGCCTTTCCTCTGGCTTGCTAGAAAGCTAATTGGAGATCCTAACTTGGAGTTTGTTGCCATGCCTGCTCTTGCACCACCTGAAGTTGTTATGgacccagcactggcagcacagtATGAGCAAGACTTACAG ATTGCTCAAACCACTGCACTGCCAGATGAAGATGATGACCTGTGA